Proteins from one Chitinophaga oryzae genomic window:
- the hisS gene encoding histidine--tRNA ligase codes for MIKPGIPNGTRDFGPVVVRKRNYIFRTIRETFEVFGFQPLETPAMENLSTLTGKYGEEGDKLMFKILNNGEIFPKAQAATDNKSLVAAITEKALRYDLTIPFARYVVMNQNDLALPFKRYQMQPVWRADKPQRGRYREFYQCDADVVGSNSLLNEVELLLIYDTVLTKLGLQGYELRINNRKILSGLAEVIGKPELLTDITISIDKLDKIGAEGVRKELAARGLTDADIATIENFLAISGTSEEKLTQLKTLLQSSPTALKGIEELSYVLNSGFGTFNTTPEIDVTLARGLNYYTGMIVEVKAPPTVKMGSIGGGGRYDDLTSLFGLKGISGVGISFGVDRIYDVLEELQLFPQEAQQSTKVLFLNLGDESARTCFNYMMQLRTKGIAAELFHENAKMDKQLKYANKRGIPYVVILGEAELQEGLVSVKNFSTGQQEKIKLEALPEYFGIS; via the coding sequence ATGATAAAACCCGGTATTCCCAACGGAACCCGCGACTTCGGCCCTGTTGTAGTCAGAAAACGCAACTATATTTTCCGGACCATCCGCGAAACATTTGAAGTATTCGGCTTCCAGCCGCTCGAAACACCCGCCATGGAGAATCTCTCCACCCTCACCGGCAAATACGGCGAGGAAGGCGATAAACTCATGTTTAAAATACTCAACAACGGAGAAATATTCCCCAAAGCGCAAGCTGCCACCGACAACAAGTCACTGGTAGCCGCCATAACAGAAAAAGCCCTCCGCTATGACCTCACCATCCCCTTCGCCCGGTACGTGGTGATGAACCAGAACGACCTCGCCCTGCCCTTCAAACGCTACCAGATGCAGCCGGTATGGCGCGCCGATAAACCACAACGCGGCCGCTACCGCGAATTCTACCAGTGCGACGCCGACGTGGTGGGCAGCAACTCCCTCCTCAATGAAGTGGAACTGCTCCTCATCTACGATACCGTACTTACCAAACTGGGACTGCAAGGCTATGAACTGCGCATCAACAACCGCAAGATCCTCAGCGGCCTCGCGGAAGTAATCGGCAAACCCGAACTGCTCACAGATATCACCATCTCCATCGATAAACTGGATAAAATCGGCGCGGAAGGCGTACGCAAAGAACTGGCCGCCAGAGGCCTCACCGATGCGGACATCGCCACCATCGAAAACTTCCTGGCCATCAGCGGCACCAGCGAGGAAAAACTGACGCAGCTCAAAACCCTGCTCCAGTCTTCCCCCACCGCCCTCAAAGGCATCGAAGAACTCTCTTACGTGCTCAACTCCGGCTTCGGCACCTTCAATACCACACCGGAAATAGACGTTACCCTGGCCCGCGGCCTCAACTACTACACCGGCATGATCGTGGAAGTGAAAGCTCCTCCCACCGTGAAAATGGGCAGCATCGGCGGCGGCGGACGGTACGACGACCTTACCAGCCTCTTTGGCCTCAAAGGCATCTCCGGCGTAGGTATCTCCTTCGGCGTGGACCGCATCTACGACGTACTGGAAGAACTGCAGCTGTTCCCCCAGGAAGCACAACAGTCTACCAAAGTGCTGTTCCTGAACCTTGGCGACGAAAGCGCCCGTACCTGCTTCAACTACATGATGCAGCTCCGCACCAAAGGCATCGCGGCAGAACTGTTCCACGAAAACGCCAAGATGGACAAACAGCTCAAATACGCCAATAAAAGAGGCATTCCCTACGTAGTGATCCTGGGCGAAGCAGAACTGCAGGAAGGCCTGGTCAGCGTGAAAAACTTCAGCACCGGCCAGCAGGAGAAGATCAAGCTCGAAGCACTGCCGGAATATTTTGGGATTTCCTGA
- a CDS encoding low molecular weight protein-tyrosine-phosphatase, whose translation MKILMVCLGNICRSPLAEGIMRHLAKEKGLDWQIDSAGTGNWHIGHSPDHRAIREARRQGVDISGLAARQFETADFDRFDRIYVMDRNNHRDVLKKARNEADKAKVRHLLDDDQDVPDPWFDDALFAPVYQLIYDACKNITDQE comes from the coding sequence ATGAAAATACTGATGGTATGCCTCGGTAATATCTGCCGCTCACCCCTTGCGGAAGGTATTATGCGGCATCTTGCTAAAGAAAAGGGGCTGGACTGGCAAATAGACTCGGCAGGTACGGGCAACTGGCATATCGGCCACTCACCGGACCACCGCGCCATCCGGGAAGCCCGCCGTCAGGGCGTGGATATCTCCGGCCTCGCCGCCCGGCAGTTTGAAACCGCCGATTTCGACCGGTTTGACCGCATCTACGTGATGGACCGTAACAACCATCGCGATGTGCTGAAAAAAGCCCGTAACGAAGCGGATAAGGCCAAAGTACGACATCTGCTGGATGATGATCAGGACGTGCCCGACCCCTGGTTCGACGACGCCCTCTTCGCCCCCGTATATCAACTGATCTACGATGCCTGCAAAAACATCACCGATCAGGAATAA